The nucleotide window CCATGAGTTGCTGGTGAAACGCATTGCCGTTGATGCGTAGGTCGAGGTAGTCAAACCATGCGGCGAGGGTCCAACTGTCGCGCGCGGCGACGGCGATCGGTGCTACACCGCTCGCTTTTAGCTTCTTGCAAGCATCGAGAAACTCGTCCCAGGTTTTCGGCTCGCTTTTGACGCCTGCCTTCTCGAACAAGTCCTTTCGATAGAAGAACCCGTAAGCATCGTAACCAAGGGGAGCTGCGTATTGCTTACCTTTGTATGTCGATGCCTCTTTGACTGATTTGTACTGCTCGGACCACCCGCCTTTATTCCAGTCCGGAGTCAGATCTTCGAGCAGGCCACGTTGTGCGTAATACGCCATGCGTTCGCCGTCGTGCCATGAAACCACGTCCGGGGGATCGGTAGCGAGCCAACCGCCCATCTGCACCTTGTATGCTTCCTCGGCGATGTAGGTCACTTTAAGATCAACATCGGGATTGGCTTTCTTGAATTTGTCGAAAGCGTCCTGCCATGTCGAGCGCTGATTTCCCCGTGCCGATACGTTAACTGTCAGTGTCGCAGCGTCGACCGACGCTATGGGCGCAAGGCCTGCGAGGACAGTCGCTGCGGCCGACGCAACGGCAAAGCGACGAAAACGGGCTGCGATCCGGTCTGCAATCATCTTTTTGTCTCCTGGACTACTTTGTTTGCCGGTTGCGAATGCACGCGGCAGGTGAACCCGCTCTATGGCGGATAGCTGACAACTTGGTTTGCGTTTAGGCTGCAATGAGAGCTGGGGTGCGCAACGCGCGCGCGAGCGCCACACCGTCGGCGTCAAACAAATGGCATGCTTGTGGCGGCACGTGAATGGCCATGCGCTCGCCCGCACGCACAGATGTATCTCCTGGTGCCTTTGTAATTAAAAGGCCGTTCGCATGCTCGGCGTGAATGTAGCTGTGTTCGCCGAGACGCTCAGTCAGCGCAGCGGTAGTGTTGATAAACGGGTCATCTCCCTCAAGGCGCAGGTGCTCGGGCCGCACGCCGAGCGTGACAGCCTGTCCGCGGCGCAGGTGCTCGCCATTTACATGCGCGACAAGGCGGCCGTCGCCTTGCGCGAGCTTCACGCTTACGCTGCCCGGCTCGATAGCGTCCACCACGGCGTCAATAAAGTTCATGCGCGGTGAGCCAATGAACCCCGCAACAAACTTTGAGCGCGGATGGTGGTACAGATCAAGTGGCGCGCCACACTGCGCAATGCTGCCAAACCGCTCGGCGTCAGCGCCCGCGTGCAGCAGGACAATCTTGTCAGCGAGCGTCATGGCTTCAATCTGGTCATGGGTCACGTACACCACGCTTGCATTAGCGAACTGCTGGTGAAGTCGTGCAATTTCTACCCGCGTCTGGCCTCGCAATGCCGCATCCAGATTTGACAATGGTTCGTCAAAGAGAAACGCGCCGGGTTCGCGCACGATTGCCCGGCCGATAGCTACGCGCTGACGCTGACCGCCTGAGAGCGCTTTCGGATGTCGGTCAAGGAGCGCCTCAAGTTGAAGAACGCGAGCGGCTTCTCGTACACGGCGTTCGATCAAGTGCTTCGGTTGTTTTGCTATCCGTAGCCCGAACGCCATGTTTTCGAACACTGTCATGTGTGGGAACAACGCGTAGCTTTGAAACACCATCGCGATCCCACGCTCGGCGGCAGGAACTTCATTCATTCGCCGACCGTCGATGAGCAGTTCGCCTTCGCTCAATTCCTCGAGCCCCGCAATCATGCGCAACAGTGTCGACTTTCCGCAGCCCGACGGGCCCAGGAAAACACAGAACTCATGCTGACCGATGTCGAGGTTAAGCCGCCTGATCACCGGTGAGTTCGTTCCATAAGATTTTTGAACGTCTTTAAGAGAAATCGATGCCACGTCACCCCGAATTTAAGCGCTTAAATTACCTACGCGGAAAAATTTGGGTTGCGGACAGCAGGTTTAAGCGCTTAAATTCGAGGTTTAGAAAGCAAGTCATGGTTTTTGTCTCCGTTGTGTTTCGTAGAAAGTTAGCAACGCGCTACCAGTAGCGCAACATTTGAATAGCAATCCCTAAATGTGGGAACCGAATGGTAACGCTCGTAGAAGTCGCTGCATTAGCAAAGGTAACTGCAGCGACAGTTTCTAATGTCCTTCGCAACCGCGACAAGGTGCGCCCTGAAACTGTGGAGCGTGTACTCAACGCAATAAATGAACTTGGTTACAGGCCAAACCTTAATGCGCGAGCCCTAGCAGAGGGACGCTCGTCGATGCTCGCATTGATGCTCTCCAACCTATCGAACCCGTTTTATCCTGAGTTTGTGCTTGCAGCCGAGCGCGAAGCGCGCCGCGCGGGCCGATTTTTGATGGTCTGCAACACGGACGATAACGCTGATATCGGGCGCGCCTATCTTAACCAGATCGCAGGCACACTCGCTGACGGTGTATTAGTCATGAACACTGACATTGCTATCAACGAGCTATGTGTCTCAGCTATGCACCGTGCCCCGATCCTGCTTTCGATGTGGGAGCATCCCGAGGATCCGCCCGCTTTGCCCTGCGTCGCTGTAGATTTTGCGCATGCGGGAGCGCTCGCGGCGCGTCATCTGCTTGAGCTTGGGCACAGCGCCATTGGCATGCTCGTTGGCGACGGCTCAGGCGGTCTGCAGGATGCACGTTCAAGCGGATTCAGAGCGGTGCTGCACGAAGTCGGGTTGTCTGTCGACGTGCGCGCGACGCTTACCATACGCGACTCGATTGACTCAGGCTACGCTGCATGCATGCAACTTATGGCCGACATGCCACACCTGACCGCCCTGTTCGCAACCAATGATTTACTCGCAATTGGCGCAGTTCAGGCGCTCTTGTCACAGGGGTTGCACGTACCTG belongs to Burkholderia sp. PAMC 26561 and includes:
- a CDS encoding ABC transporter substrate-binding protein, with translation MIADRIAARFRRFAVASAAATVLAGLAPIASVDAATLTVNVSARGNQRSTWQDAFDKFKKANPDVDLKVTYIAEEAYKVQMGGWLATDPPDVVSWHDGERMAYYAQRGLLEDLTPDWNKGGWSEQYKSVKEASTYKGKQYAAPLGYDAYGFFYRKDLFEKAGVKSEPKTWDEFLDACKKLKASGVAPIAVAARDSWTLAAWFDYLDLRINGNAFHQQLMAGEIPYTDARVKKVYTVWKTLIEDHYFIDNALAFDLDAIAPFLANGKASMMLMGTFFSASVPASVKSQTGFFRFPVIDTKVPMAEDGPVNVLLIPAKAKNKADAHKLLAFMEQPEINAGLAQGWGQLPSNSKAAAPDDAISRVGFQILSSTLGGIAQFYDRDMTKEMADEGMKAMQQFYSDPSQLDSVLGRLEQTRKRIYKK
- a CDS encoding ABC transporter ATP-binding protein; its protein translation is MASISLKDVQKSYGTNSPVIRRLNLDIGQHEFCVFLGPSGCGKSTLLRMIAGLEELSEGELLIDGRRMNEVPAAERGIAMVFQSYALFPHMTVFENMAFGLRIAKQPKHLIERRVREAARVLQLEALLDRHPKALSGGQRQRVAIGRAIVREPGAFLFDEPLSNLDAALRGQTRVEIARLHQQFANASVVYVTHDQIEAMTLADKIVLLHAGADAERFGSIAQCGAPLDLYHHPRSKFVAGFIGSPRMNFIDAVVDAIEPGSVSVKLAQGDGRLVAHVNGEHLRRGQAVTLGVRPEHLRLEGDDPFINTTAALTERLGEHSYIHAEHANGLLITKAPGDTSVRAGERMAIHVPPQACHLFDADGVALARALRTPALIAA
- a CDS encoding LacI family DNA-binding transcriptional regulator, whose protein sequence is MVTLVEVAALAKVTAATVSNVLRNRDKVRPETVERVLNAINELGYRPNLNARALAEGRSSMLALMLSNLSNPFYPEFVLAAEREARRAGRFLMVCNTDDNADIGRAYLNQIAGTLADGVLVMNTDIAINELCVSAMHRAPILLSMWEHPEDPPALPCVAVDFAHAGALAARHLLELGHSAIGMLVGDGSGGLQDARSSGFRAVLHEVGLSVDVRATLTIRDSIDSGYAACMQLMADMPHLTALFATNDLLAIGAVQALLSQGLHVPDDVSVIGITDIQLCHQVHPALTTIAINAEAVAELSVQSLINLIDTPGAPPSMVIAPQPKLVVRASTGPRAL